One Halalkalicoccus sp. NIPERK01 genomic region harbors:
- the msrA gene encoding peptide-methionine (S)-S-oxide reductase MsrA — protein MGESVATVAGGCFWCIEAVFEELDGVTDVTSGYCGGHVEEPTYEEVCRGETGHAEAVQVTYDADELSYPKILEVFFTVHDPTTLNRQGPDVGSQYRSAVFYHDERQRELAEAFVADLEASGAYDDPIVTEIEPLEAFYGAEKEHQDYYENNPENRYCTVMIEPKLAKLRERFEAQLRAP, from the coding sequence ATGGGAGAATCCGTCGCGACCGTCGCCGGTGGTTGTTTCTGGTGTATCGAGGCCGTCTTCGAGGAACTCGACGGCGTCACCGACGTGACCTCCGGCTACTGCGGGGGTCACGTCGAGGAGCCGACCTACGAGGAGGTCTGTCGCGGCGAGACCGGCCACGCCGAGGCCGTCCAAGTCACCTACGACGCCGACGAACTGAGCTACCCGAAGATACTCGAGGTGTTCTTCACCGTCCACGACCCGACCACGCTGAACCGGCAGGGCCCCGACGTGGGAAGCCAGTACCGCTCCGCGGTCTTCTACCACGACGAGCGCCAGCGCGAACTCGCGGAGGCGTTCGTCGCCGACCTTGAGGCGTCGGGAGCGTACGACGACCCGATCGTGACCGAGATCGAACCCTTAGAGGCGTTCTACGGGGCCGAGAAGGAACACCAGGACTACTACGAGAACAACCCCGAGAACCGCTACTGTACCGTGATGATCGAGCCGAAACTCGCGAAGCTGCGAGAACGGTTCGAAGCCCAACTCCGGGCGCCCTGA
- a CDS encoding DUF1156 domain-containing protein: MGDSNQSISSKSDEFQPVKAETILPTKTVGIECLKEANPETMSPHRNIFKWFARRPTAATRLALLASILPEETTNDELLKLMCIGPNKELNGSISDYVLQKYSTKDDRDGSIEEHFGYEYPHRQVPSKEKLAEFHEELKQQWGGELPTVLDPTSGGGTIPLESLRYGLPTIANELNPVAWLLNKVILDYAPTVGSIESDVKSWMEKIETEVQKELKQYFPERSGIAPDHYYRAYSITCPSCGDRLPISNRWYFNRRREAAIYPVLQEGKLEFQVINPTKTETREGYDPSSGSVSGGDAECPFCGVVTERSQIVDLFSKGEFEFEVCGVRYEKAIGGTRYHAPTEADKEALQKARERVESDLHLSTLLATERYEGYYDRAVPYGITQWRDVYSPRQLLTHAAYLEAFNEVKSDIVAKHSEKEAELILTLLSFISVKLIRRNSRLNPITSDYGSPDNMLGNNNFSFQWHFGESNLMTGTYSYQSEADNVLDSYEETVDYVNHIDDAADVHQGDAGDLPLDDGSIQSVVIDPPYGDNIMYSEIADAFHVWLREYLRDIFADAFSPPETNKTDEAVENPVIVNPKEGQSTAEAARERYEEKMRGIFSEVFRVLQSGGTLTIYFTDKEVNAWDSLTMSIIRSGFIISATHTITSEVPNRIGVQKNASADSTLLLTCRKPKRKPENRTPTLWRDIRHETRSVARQKATELLESDYNLTKTDMIISAFGPTLRVFTQEYPVVDDKDNPVRPKEALTEARAAVTEVIIDHELSGDLETVDSLSTWYILSWLVYESESIPYDEARQLGLGVGVQIDDIKQKTKIWSKSRDDLVVKGQDYRVRDFTAIEAGEKRRKRAYPVNPTDTSFDYDIDAVHAALNVLQTKGSDFAWNWLQDRGLQNSTSFKRTIESLIQVLPEEHPDRELLVNLASGETGELLDIDQETITTSKSKTTGRTTLQDF, translated from the coding sequence ATGGGCGACTCAAACCAATCTATCAGTTCAAAGAGTGACGAATTTCAGCCAGTAAAAGCTGAGACCATTCTTCCGACAAAAACGGTCGGGATTGAGTGTCTAAAGGAAGCGAATCCGGAGACTATGTCTCCTCACCGAAATATCTTCAAGTGGTTTGCTCGACGCCCTACCGCTGCGACTCGGTTAGCGTTGCTGGCATCTATCCTTCCAGAGGAGACTACGAACGATGAATTACTGAAGCTGATGTGCATCGGGCCGAACAAGGAGTTGAATGGCAGTATCTCTGACTACGTTCTTCAAAAATATTCGACAAAGGACGACCGCGACGGAAGTATTGAAGAGCATTTCGGGTACGAGTATCCGCACCGGCAAGTCCCATCGAAAGAAAAGTTGGCTGAGTTCCATGAGGAACTGAAGCAACAGTGGGGGGGCGAACTCCCCACAGTTCTTGACCCCACTTCGGGAGGAGGAACAATTCCTCTTGAATCGCTTAGGTACGGATTGCCCACGATAGCAAATGAGCTGAATCCCGTTGCGTGGCTCTTGAACAAGGTCATTCTGGACTACGCACCTACCGTGGGCTCAATAGAGTCAGATGTGAAGAGCTGGATGGAAAAAATTGAAACTGAAGTCCAGAAGGAGTTGAAGCAATATTTCCCAGAGCGTAGTGGCATTGCCCCCGACCACTACTACCGAGCTTACAGCATCACATGTCCATCTTGTGGTGATAGACTCCCAATCTCGAACCGTTGGTACTTCAATCGGCGAAGGGAGGCTGCTATTTATCCAGTCCTACAAGAGGGTAAACTCGAATTCCAAGTAATCAATCCGACAAAGACAGAAACAAGAGAGGGTTACGACCCCAGTAGTGGTTCGGTGAGTGGGGGAGACGCTGAGTGTCCGTTCTGTGGGGTAGTAACTGAGAGGTCACAAATTGTCGACCTCTTCAGCAAGGGTGAATTTGAGTTCGAGGTATGTGGCGTGAGATACGAGAAAGCCATTGGTGGCACGAGATATCATGCACCCACAGAAGCCGATAAAGAGGCACTTCAAAAGGCACGTGAGAGGGTTGAATCAGACTTACATCTCTCGACCTTGTTAGCTACCGAACGGTACGAAGGATATTACGACCGCGCTGTGCCATATGGAATAACCCAGTGGCGCGATGTCTACAGCCCACGACAATTACTGACGCATGCTGCGTATCTTGAAGCTTTCAACGAAGTTAAAAGCGATATCGTTGCGAAGCACTCAGAGAAGGAAGCAGAATTGATACTCACTCTACTATCATTTATATCTGTGAAGTTGATTCGCCGGAACTCAAGATTAAACCCAATTACTTCTGATTACGGCTCTCCGGACAATATGTTGGGGAATAATAATTTCTCTTTCCAATGGCATTTCGGGGAGAGCAACTTGATGACGGGGACATACAGCTATCAATCTGAAGCAGATAATGTATTGGACAGTTATGAGGAGACGGTCGATTATGTAAATCACATTGACGATGCAGCAGATGTCCATCAGGGTGACGCTGGGGACCTACCTCTTGATGATGGCTCTATCCAGAGTGTGGTTATTGACCCGCCGTACGGCGATAATATCATGTATTCGGAAATCGCCGATGCATTCCACGTTTGGCTCAGAGAGTATTTGAGAGATATATTTGCAGATGCTTTCAGTCCACCCGAGACCAATAAGACCGATGAAGCAGTCGAAAACCCGGTTATCGTGAACCCGAAAGAAGGGCAATCTACTGCAGAAGCCGCAAGAGAGCGGTATGAGGAGAAAATGAGAGGAATCTTCTCTGAGGTTTTCCGAGTTCTACAGTCCGGAGGGACGCTGACGATATACTTTACCGACAAGGAAGTTAACGCGTGGGATTCTCTTACTATGTCTATTATCCGCTCCGGTTTCATTATCTCGGCTACTCATACTATTACTAGCGAAGTGCCAAATCGAATTGGTGTTCAAAAAAACGCCTCTGCCGATAGTACGCTTCTATTGACCTGCCGTAAACCAAAGCGGAAACCTGAAAATCGGACACCCACTCTTTGGCGAGACATCAGACACGAAACCCGCTCTGTTGCACGGCAGAAAGCGACTGAATTGCTAGAGTCCGATTACAATCTCACGAAGACGGATATGATTATCAGCGCTTTCGGCCCCACTCTACGCGTTTTTACTCAAGAATATCCTGTTGTGGATGATAAAGACAATCCAGTACGTCCGAAAGAGGCACTCACTGAAGCGAGAGCAGCAGTAACAGAAGTGATTATTGACCATGAATTATCTGGCGACCTCGAAACAGTCGATTCACTCAGCACATGGTACATCCTGTCGTGGCTCGTTTATGAAAGCGAGAGCATTCCGTATGACGAGGCTCGTCAGCTGGGCCTGGGTGTCGGGGTACAGATTGATGATATAAAGCAGAAAACGAAAATCTGGAGCAAAAGCCGGGACGACTTGGTCGTGAAGGGTCAGGACTACCGTGTTAGAGATTTCACTGCAATAGAAGCAGGTGAAAAGAGAAGAAAGCGGGCATATCCCGTGAATCCCACAGACACATCCTTTGACTACGATATCGATGCAGTACATGCAGCTCTCAATGTTCTACAGACCAAGGGGAGCGATTTTGCCTGGAATTGGCTACAGGATAGAGGCCTGCAAAACTCTACGTCGTTCAAACGGACTATTGAAAGTCTAATTCAAGTCCTGCCCGAAGAGCACCCAGACCGAGAGCTCTTGGTAAATCTAGCATCAGGTGAAACAGGAGAGTTGCTGGATATCGACCAAGAAACAATTACGACCAGTAAATCAAAGACGACTGGACGAACAACTCTCCAAGACTTTTAA
- a CDS encoding site-specific integrase — translation MQTLEPLEPTDALTLYLSEKRTEVSDATLYSHKSRLGHFIRWCDERSIDNLNELTGRDIQRYKLWRRDDGDLNAVTLKTQMDTLRVFIRWCESVDGVPMDLSTKVQSPVLTDGENERDVLLDNESAEAILAYLNKYDYASIQHVTLALLWHTMMRRGAARALDLEDYDRENQLLMVRHRPDTGTAIKNKQRGERMVALSEEMCDLLDDWVATQRPAVTDEYGREPLLATVQGRVHGQTIQGYVYAMTRPCVFTGECPEGRDPKTCEAMENGRAASKCPVSVSPHAVRRGSITYWLQRDVPMRVVSDRANVSQDVLDKHYDRRTEREKVEQRRQYLENVL, via the coding sequence ATGCAAACCCTCGAACCACTCGAACCAACAGACGCACTCACACTATACCTCTCCGAAAAACGGACGGAAGTATCCGACGCAACCCTGTACAGTCACAAGAGTCGTCTCGGACACTTCATCCGGTGGTGTGACGAACGTAGTATCGACAACCTGAACGAACTTACTGGACGTGACATCCAGCGATACAAGCTCTGGCGACGAGACGACGGCGACCTGAACGCCGTCACGCTCAAAACACAGATGGATACATTGCGGGTATTCATCAGATGGTGTGAATCAGTCGACGGGGTTCCAATGGACCTCTCGACGAAAGTGCAATCACCAGTCCTTACCGATGGAGAAAACGAGCGAGACGTACTTCTCGATAATGAGAGTGCAGAGGCAATACTCGCCTACCTCAATAAGTACGATTATGCGAGTATCCAGCACGTTACGCTGGCGCTTCTCTGGCACACAATGATGCGTCGCGGCGCTGCACGGGCACTTGACCTTGAGGACTACGACCGAGAGAATCAGCTCCTCATGGTTCGCCATCGACCCGATACGGGTACTGCCATCAAGAATAAGCAGCGCGGCGAGCGAATGGTCGCGCTGTCCGAGGAGATGTGTGACCTCCTTGATGACTGGGTAGCGACCCAGCGACCGGCCGTGACTGACGAATACGGCCGTGAACCGTTGCTGGCGACAGTACAGGGGCGGGTTCACGGTCAGACCATTCAGGGGTACGTCTATGCTATGACTCGCCCCTGTGTATTCACTGGTGAGTGTCCTGAAGGACGTGACCCAAAGACTTGTGAAGCAATGGAGAACGGTCGAGCGGCATCGAAATGCCCGGTAAGCGTTTCGCCGCATGCTGTCCGACGAGGTAGTATCACGTATTGGCTTCAGCGTGATGTACCAATGCGTGTGGTCAGTGACCGCGCGAACGTCTCGCAGGACGTACTTGATAAACATTATGACCGCCGAACTGAGCGAGAAAAGGTCGAACAACGACGACAATACTTAGAGAATGTCCTGTAA
- a CDS encoding ATP-binding protein translates to MAPEIPTLLESCTPHDDVLSGTLSENEFAAKLSDVVFKPDEAPAIYADSNTFFSKTYATDGLQTVLTLLAKRYSGKVKGEFSGEDGLLSLDTVFGGGKTHSQIAAYHFSRNPDAIENLGKYITDDEAREEFEEVKNDLSVRTAVFEGGYVSATNAKCNKDDENAPNTQTMWGELAYQLAGAEGYAKFSDYDDEQIAPGESDISELFDELDDPGLVLIDEVAQYFEQAAAVGVEDSTLADQTNSFLWSLMRASQNTDAVTVILSVSATAFEERAQKVQELINDLNDISERTEHSVTPTEDDEVAAVLRHRLFESVEDDVAAEVAEEYQSYYRKFEDELPDRVTKAEFRDQLERTYPFHPTLIDLLGKEIDTLPSFQRTRGALKLVSRAVYRIWNNRETNAGRHYIRAFDMHPSDDHVWSTLLDLFEHIEQDLRTASKSDIYTNDGKAACQYEDGNWTPMGHPPIATHLGTSILWKSIVSGGNRGRGVTRRKLWEMILEPGVELDHYRDALKNLNETGSNPDTEAFFLYETENGLLRFKGEPKISKLITNEAKQIEPGVARNRLEQTIGGALGGGIFETLYDPQAPYEVPDDYETVRLSVMGFDAVTISSDLNEPPELLQTLANKTGRSPGSEKKRVYRNNVVFLVAGEQETDGALDHARRVKAMERILNGEAWEAELNSAQRDDLDERLQRESALLGESVRQSYRHLYYPDAGGLANETIDSVNDSSDLHDIVFENLESLDKLITQDEGALGTTWFRNRIWQSDPDSMTTLDIRKLVAKRTDIRILLDPKPLRATIRAVTTSDMSTYVFWDDTAGEGYCSEGMTVNTSEGEKTLSEAEQMSTDLPMSSVLISDDHVVYGDGEKLLAEHDLDFLKETREEGEDEGGSGGGSSGTGGTGGGAGGGISPPQRSELSFNATTDSPSAIKGAFSDVNSDIDQKKMRLRDNYDVSSSDIVVEVDSIEIELEGDQVWERAWFISNKLKDLDTIGEATSIVFEYVAQGADTSASVFEAGFEGSAAEFANHFGTNHIPESFISAGGDSEGEAVLTINTESMEDNSREATLDVLQEALENLGGINNVELVVSGIVKEASEQSEEVSA, encoded by the coding sequence ATGGCTCCGGAGATACCTACACTCCTCGAATCGTGTACCCCTCACGATGACGTATTATCGGGTACCCTTTCCGAGAACGAATTTGCCGCAAAACTCTCTGATGTCGTCTTCAAACCGGACGAAGCTCCCGCCATCTATGCCGATTCGAATACTTTCTTTTCTAAAACCTATGCAACAGATGGTCTTCAGACCGTTCTTACACTCCTCGCTAAGCGCTATTCAGGGAAAGTGAAGGGAGAGTTCAGCGGCGAAGACGGGCTCCTATCACTTGATACCGTTTTCGGTGGGGGAAAGACACACTCCCAGATAGCTGCGTACCATTTTTCGCGGAACCCTGATGCTATTGAGAATCTCGGTAAGTACATCACGGACGACGAAGCACGAGAAGAATTTGAGGAGGTCAAAAATGACCTCTCTGTAAGAACGGCAGTTTTCGAAGGAGGGTACGTCAGCGCGACTAATGCTAAATGCAATAAAGACGATGAAAACGCCCCGAATACGCAAACGATGTGGGGCGAGCTCGCGTATCAATTGGCAGGTGCTGAGGGTTACGCGAAATTCAGCGACTACGATGATGAACAAATCGCTCCAGGAGAATCGGACATCTCGGAGCTATTCGACGAACTCGATGACCCTGGGCTCGTACTAATTGACGAAGTCGCCCAGTATTTCGAGCAAGCTGCTGCGGTGGGGGTTGAGGACTCAACACTGGCCGACCAGACTAATTCGTTCCTCTGGTCGCTGATGCGAGCCAGTCAGAATACGGACGCTGTGACCGTCATCCTCTCAGTGTCTGCGACCGCTTTCGAGGAGCGAGCGCAGAAAGTTCAGGAGCTTATCAACGACCTCAACGACATCTCTGAGCGGACGGAGCACTCAGTCACACCAACCGAGGATGACGAGGTCGCTGCGGTTCTCCGTCATCGGCTGTTCGAATCGGTTGAGGATGACGTAGCTGCCGAGGTTGCTGAAGAGTACCAGAGCTACTATCGGAAGTTCGAGGACGAACTCCCGGACAGAGTTACGAAAGCGGAGTTCCGTGACCAGCTTGAACGGACGTATCCGTTCCACCCGACGCTTATCGACCTTCTCGGAAAAGAGATTGATACACTACCAAGCTTCCAACGTACGCGTGGGGCACTCAAACTCGTCTCGCGAGCAGTCTACCGTATCTGGAACAACCGCGAGACGAACGCCGGTCGCCACTACATCCGGGCGTTTGACATGCATCCCTCGGATGACCATGTCTGGTCGACGCTTCTCGACCTCTTCGAGCATATTGAGCAGGACCTCCGTACAGCTTCGAAGTCGGACATCTATACCAACGATGGCAAAGCTGCTTGTCAGTACGAGGATGGCAACTGGACGCCGATGGGACATCCGCCGATTGCGACCCATCTCGGGACGAGTATCCTCTGGAAGAGCATCGTCTCTGGCGGGAACCGTGGACGCGGAGTGACCCGACGCAAGCTCTGGGAAATGATTCTGGAGCCTGGTGTCGAACTCGACCACTATCGGGATGCCCTGAAAAATCTGAACGAGACGGGGTCGAACCCGGATACAGAGGCATTCTTCCTCTATGAGACGGAGAACGGGCTTCTCCGATTCAAAGGTGAGCCCAAGATTTCGAAACTCATCACTAACGAGGCGAAACAAATCGAACCAGGGGTTGCTCGCAACCGCCTCGAACAGACGATTGGTGGCGCACTCGGGGGCGGTATATTCGAGACGCTCTACGACCCACAGGCACCCTATGAAGTTCCGGATGACTATGAGACTGTCCGACTCAGCGTAATGGGCTTCGACGCGGTCACTATCTCGAGTGACCTCAATGAACCACCAGAACTGCTCCAGACGCTAGCGAACAAGACAGGACGCTCGCCGGGCTCCGAGAAGAAGCGTGTCTATCGGAATAACGTCGTATTTCTCGTGGCTGGTGAGCAGGAAACCGACGGAGCACTCGACCATGCTCGTCGCGTAAAAGCAATGGAGCGCATTCTGAACGGTGAAGCATGGGAAGCAGAACTCAATAGTGCTCAACGCGACGACCTCGACGAACGGCTTCAGAGGGAATCAGCATTGCTCGGTGAATCCGTTCGGCAGTCCTACCGTCATCTCTACTATCCCGACGCCGGTGGACTGGCGAACGAGACCATTGACTCCGTCAACGACAGTTCTGACCTCCACGACATCGTCTTCGAGAATCTCGAAAGTCTCGACAAGCTCATTACACAAGACGAGGGGGCACTCGGAACGACGTGGTTTCGGAACCGCATCTGGCAGTCGGACCCGGACTCGATGACGACGCTGGACATCCGCAAGCTCGTCGCGAAGCGGACTGACATCCGAATCCTCCTCGACCCGAAGCCGCTTCGAGCCACTATCCGGGCCGTGACGACCAGCGACATGTCTACGTACGTCTTCTGGGACGACACGGCTGGCGAGGGCTACTGCTCGGAAGGGATGACCGTGAATACGTCCGAAGGTGAGAAGACGCTCTCCGAGGCCGAGCAAATGTCGACGGACCTCCCGATGTCGAGTGTCCTGATTAGCGACGACCACGTCGTCTACGGGGACGGGGAGAAGTTGCTCGCCGAGCACGACCTCGACTTCCTCAAGGAGACTAGGGAAGAAGGCGAAGACGAAGGTGGCTCAGGAGGAGGTAGTAGTGGGACAGGTGGTACGGGTGGAGGAGCCGGTGGTGGAATCAGTCCGCCGCAGCGGTCCGAGCTGTCGTTCAACGCCACTACAGACTCTCCGAGCGCAATCAAGGGCGCGTTCTCGGATGTAAACAGTGATATCGACCAGAAGAAGATGCGTCTGAGGGACAATTACGATGTGTCCAGCAGCGACATCGTTGTCGAGGTCGACTCCATCGAAATCGAACTGGAGGGCGACCAAGTCTGGGAGCGGGCGTGGTTCATCTCGAACAAGCTCAAAGATTTAGATACTATCGGGGAAGCAACCTCCATCGTGTTCGAATACGTTGCACAAGGAGCCGATACCTCTGCCAGTGTCTTCGAGGCCGGTTTCGAGGGGTCCGCAGCAGAGTTCGCCAACCACTTCGGCACGAACCACATCCCGGAGAGCTTCATCAGCGCTGGTGGAGACTCCGAAGGCGAGGCCGTCCTGACAATCAACACGGAATCGATGGAGGACAATTCCCGTGAGGCGACTCTCGACGTGCTGCAGGAAGCGCTCGAAAACCTTGGTGGGATTAACAACGTCGAACTGGTCGTCTCTGGTATCGTGAAAGAGGCGTCGGAGCAGAGTGAAGAGGTGAGTGCATGA
- a CDS encoding sorbosone dehydrogenase family protein — protein MFITRRRVLAALGTAGLAGCLSGDGETESDDASVETEALLTGLDTPWDLAFGEGGIYLSERPGRVSLLEEGERETVVESDATENGEGGMLGIALDPAEEFLYAYYTRGSENRVVRYALDAPGDPEPIVEGIPAAGRHNGGRIDFGPEGDLWVLTGDADDPDLAQDPESLAGSVLRLTPEGEPATDTDLPDPRIYTYGHRNPQGIAWLPDGTPMITEHGPNARDEVSRLVAGANYGWPAARDGGEYPDTEFARPLVNTGPDTTWAPSGMTYYAGNGVENWRDRLLIGGLRSQQVIVLALTAPGEESPEGTTYDAEWLDDAYTATATAALPRAIGRVRHVAAGPDALYAITSNRDGRAYGRFPREEDDVLVRLST, from the coding sequence ATGTTCATCACACGTCGGCGCGTCCTCGCGGCGCTCGGCACGGCGGGCCTCGCTGGCTGTCTCAGCGGGGACGGCGAGACCGAATCCGACGACGCGAGCGTCGAGACCGAGGCGCTTCTCACCGGCCTCGACACGCCGTGGGACCTCGCGTTCGGCGAGGGAGGCATCTACCTCTCCGAGCGTCCCGGACGGGTCAGCCTCCTCGAAGAGGGCGAACGGGAGACCGTCGTCGAATCCGACGCGACCGAGAACGGCGAGGGCGGCATGCTCGGGATCGCGCTTGATCCCGCCGAGGAGTTCCTCTACGCCTACTACACCCGCGGGTCGGAGAACCGCGTCGTGCGCTACGCCCTCGACGCGCCCGGCGATCCGGAGCCGATCGTCGAGGGGATCCCGGCGGCGGGGCGCCACAACGGCGGGCGGATCGACTTCGGCCCCGAGGGCGACCTCTGGGTGCTGACCGGCGACGCCGACGACCCCGATCTCGCACAGGACCCCGAATCGCTCGCCGGATCCGTCCTCCGACTGACCCCCGAAGGAGAACCGGCCACGGATACCGACCTCCCTGATCCTCGGATCTACACCTACGGCCACCGCAACCCGCAGGGGATCGCGTGGCTCCCCGACGGGACTCCGATGATCACGGAACACGGCCCGAACGCGCGCGACGAGGTCAGCAGGCTGGTCGCGGGCGCGAACTACGGCTGGCCCGCCGCACGCGACGGCGGGGAGTACCCCGACACGGAGTTCGCCCGCCCGCTCGTGAACACGGGTCCCGATACGACGTGGGCCCCCTCGGGGATGACCTACTACGCCGGCAACGGGGTCGAGAACTGGCGGGACCGCCTCCTGATCGGGGGGCTTCGATCCCAGCAGGTGATCGTCCTCGCGCTGACCGCCCCCGGCGAGGAGTCCCCGGAGGGAACCACCTACGACGCCGAGTGGCTCGACGATGCGTATACGGCGACGGCCACGGCCGCGCTCCCCAGAGCGATCGGCCGGGTCCGCCACGTCGCGGCAGGGCCCGACGCCCTCTACGCCATCACGTCCAACCGGGACGGCCGGGCCTACGGCCGGTTCCCTCGCGAGGAGGACGACGTGCTCGTCCGTCTCTCGACCTAG